One Mugil cephalus isolate CIBA_MC_2020 chromosome 17, CIBA_Mcephalus_1.1, whole genome shotgun sequence genomic window, TCTCACACTGTACATGTAACTGTAGTCAGAAACATACACAACATACATCAAGACAAATCCAGTGGCCATAAATAACACTCTAATTCTGAATTTACCTGCGATGATGCGTTTTAATCTGCACCTGGTTTTATTTACCAGTAAATCTTGCGTACGGGGACACACCTCATTCTCCttcacagtaaaacatttatttttttctatgtttAACACACTCAGTTGCGCagtttaatttatgtatttttcttttctttccttttcgaACAAAGGAAGCAGTGCCAAGACTTATGAGTTTAGAGCTCATTAAGAACCACCTGGCTGAGCAACCACCGGGAACATCAGTACAGCGAGATCTTAAAACGATGCACACGCACACGGTGTAAGAATTTAAAAATGCGAAACACATGTTTTAGTCATGGatagctgcttcttcttctctttttttttttttttcttgtatggATCCGTGTTTTGCTGCTTCCACATGGAGGGAGATGGAGCGAGGCCCACGCtctgatagtgtgtgtgtgtgtgtgtgtgtgtgtgtttgtgctgctcgGCCTGGGCATTGATGGTGTGTCTGCTGGGTGCTGAGTGCTGGGCAGAGTGAGGGAGTGAAGGAGTACTTATTGATTTTGGCCACACATCTCTTCTCCTGAAAATCCCTTGATTGCTTTTGTTCTGCTCCCcgtcctccctctttctgtctcgcTTCCTCTAATGAAACTCCAAATGAATTGGAGCACGTACCGactgctccctctctccctccgtctcccccctctctgctcgtctttgtctccctttctccccGCTGATTTCTCtatcgctccctctccctctcgttGTCTTAATGTCTCCCCGTCTTCGTCTTACGTTCCCTTCCTCTTTATCACTCCTGTCACACTTTCTCCTCCACTATTTTATCCGTCTCTCTGTGTATCCGGTTTCCTCTCCCTTCTCGccgtctcctctttcctccactTCTCCCACCGCTCATTTCTCCCACTTTCCTCATCCGCCGATGAGGACGAGAGGTGTTTTCGCTACAAGCAGCAGCTAAATCCGTTCTTAAAGAGCGACTCAGGCACATTACCTCCTCAAACAGGCTGATAACCCTTCAACAGTCTCTATCAGCTCTCGGATCTCTTCTCGAGCAGCCGCTTTACACCTGCTGCCCTCAGCCTCTCGCCCGTTTCTATACGTAAACTGTGTCTCCGTGTGGCGCAGTGTGACTCTCCGAGCTAATTCTTCAGATCCGAGGAACCACCAGGCAGGAACACCTAATAGGCAAATAATCACTGAGCTCAGCTTCCGACTGGAGAGAAATTAGCTCAATCAACACACAGCACAAGGCTCAAAGGAAACTCCACCAGTTTTACACATAAAGGTCAGTTAATAGTCGGTGTGCTACTTCTCAGCCTGAAAAAACTATTGTATGATGTCTTTTTGTGGCACTGGAGGAGTTTCACTACAGTCTTACACTACAGACTTAGTAAGAAGCTTCTAATGGGATGATGTTATTGGTTATTGGATGCAGTATCTAGCGTATGTTTTGCGTAATCTGTTTGAGGACTTAAGAGGATCACACTTAAAATCAGGGATGTCTCGATTAAGTTTTTTATACAATATCGAGCTTGTAATAATCAGTGTGAACAATTCCTGATGTCCTGATCTGGTCTTAAATGAGCATAATGTCCTCCACCGAGAGGGTGGCTCGTAAACTAGactccagaaaacctgtgtcTGTCCTCTACGTCAGGCTCAGGAGGACTTAAATCATCCTAAGGCATAAACTCTGCGACTCTCCCTggaatgttttttgtgttggttttgtctccaggaaacttttctcgtCGTTTAAATGCACCGTTCCGTGTTTGTTGTTCTCCTCTGtgtataaagtttttttttttttggttttgttttttttaactgagttGATAGTTTTGAATAACCACCTTCTTGCACAATCTACAAGTTTCTGTcagactgacttcattttcagTCAGCTGTTTTCATACAGCGTGTTTAGTCATGTGATTTTTGGTTCGTGTCCTTCTTCGGTCTTTGGCAGCGTTAACACCAGCCAGTGAAAAAGGAAGACGACCTCAGGGACGTTGTTTCGGTTTATGGCAGAGCTagaataaataactacaaaacaTCGGGCTTGGTTGAAGCCCGGCACCGACCGGATCATCTTAGAAATGCAAGGATCGGCCCTGAAACCGGTTGGTAAATCCTTAGTTCAGGTGTTAAATGTGATGTCAGAATGAATAATTGAAAGAAAAGCTATAGAAGCTGAAACCGGCTCGACTTCTATTGTGTGTCATGCAGGGTCACAGTTCAGGCGTTAGCTTGTGGCTTCATATCGCTGACTTCTGCTGAAAATGACTTGTAGCTTGTGGCTTTTTGGCCAATAGTGTGACACACACCAATATTGCATGTAGAGCCACTAAAGTCTGCTCTTCATTTTCAGTCCGTTTCTCtcatttctctgtgttctgtgttttaaGACTTAAGAGCTGCTGTTTGCATGATTTGACCAGTGTTTGCTGTACACTCTAAAAAGCCTCTACCAGCCTCGATACGTTTGCATCAGTAAGGGTTTCTCTTGTGGCAGGAGAGTATCTACCCAGAAGCAAACTAAAAACTGAATTAGAAGAACAGTTATTTCACTTTCTTCAACAGTTGTAGAACCTATGAAAGAGTCTCTGCCGTCTGAAAGCCCCCAATCAAAACAACATCCCTTTAAACGCACActcttctgcttttgttttaattcaacATTAATCCAATATAGTGTCAGCATTTCGTAGCGGTTTCCTTCGCCCAGACTTGTTTTTTAATCTTGGGTTCATCACTTTCACTGGTTATCGTTCTGTGCATCTTTCAATAGAAACAGAGATGTCGGCCTCCTGAGATTTCTGCCACTATCGCACTTCAGTGGAGGTGAATGTAATTTTGTTGGGCTGGAAGCAGTGAAAAGCAGACAACAAAAACCTTAACCCTCTCCCTCTTAGTGTTGCATTTATACACAGGAGAACTCTTCCAATTTGGATTAGTATCTATGAGGAGTAAACTCTGCGGGCTGGTGTTGTTCATTTATAGATGTCTTCAAATTTCAGTTTGGAGTTACACTAACTCGTTTGTTTACATCATATTAAGtgttttgttgtagtttctgttctaaaaacacaaaaaagcacaacagtGAAGCATTAAGGATCTAAAATCTGAGGGGACTGAAAGAGGAAGGTGACTCAGTGATACCCACGCTTTAGTAATGAGGGTAACAACGTAGAAAATGTGTGAGATTTATATAAGCGTGTTGGTATGTACACAcaactctcctcctccccccgggGGACTTCATTGTTCCGGCTCATCAAGTGCGCATCCTCGTGTTTTATGTCCGCTCGTCGTGCACCTGAGACCGAATGTGCAGCTACAGCAGATAGATTTGCATTTGCACAGTTTTCCCCGTGGACGGCCATTGTTCCGCCTCATGTGATGTGCGTATGTTTGACCCTTttacctcttttctttttttttttttttttttttttttttgcctcctaggggagctggaagaggagatggagaatcCAGAGATGGCGGATCTCCCcgagaaacagaaacaccagCTCAGGCATAGAGAGCTCTTCCTGTCCCGCCAGCTGGAGTCCTTACCAGCCACACACATCAGGTACACTACTGCAGCACACCTCACCCGAATCAATCGGAGCGTAACACgattcccttttcttctttggaAACTATAATATCCACACAGCGCGCTCTTTTGACTTCAAGTACTTGTACCAGGGCTGAGATTAAAGCTGCACTCGCCAAGTGTTTTGATCTTTTTCGGTTACACAATTGAGTCAAACAATTCTCTCATAACAAAGAGAACACTTCTGATGGACTTTTCAAGGAAAATGTGGGTTCTGTGATATCAAAACAGGACGGAATCAAGTGGATAACAAAACTTTTTTACTAGTACTAAAATAATTGTAATGCCTGCCTGTTGTGAAgaaactttataaaaaaaaaatagaaaaagaaaacctacaaaaacaatttatttgtgGTTTCGTCTTCCGTTAGAAGAACTTTTCCTGGGGCGGCtcctgaataaaaatgtttttttatgggaTTTGGTGGTGGCTGGAAATGTTGCTCTTGGACTGGAGGAGTTCATTCAAGGAGTTTATAGTACCAGAAATCCTTTAATAGTTACAAATGTTAGAATTTCACTCTAAAACATGGATTATATGTGTTACGCCAACAATCATTACAGTGagatatatttacatgttgacAAGCCACAAAACATTAATCCAAAcacaacacttaaaaaaaaaaaagtatttcttttgttatttttccaacTTTACTGACAATGCTGAAGTCATATTCAGccaagatttttttgtttttcttttttaacagcaCTTGTGGTTTTGCTAGCTCTATATTTCTCTCCTACCTGGAAATTCATCACATCACCTGATGCTTAGATGCCTAGAGAATGTATTTATTACAACCAGTACGAAACAATCAGTTTTTACATGTTGTTAGAGGAGTAACCAAACTTACAAAAGATGATATTTTATTCCAGCTTACCTGGTCCGATCCTTTCATCTCACCACATCTCTTTGATGTAATAACATTTCAGTTTGGAGCTGTTGAACTTGAGGCTTGTTTGGAGCCACTTATAGTTCATACCTcgtcagtctgactcactctgtaacaatgccacccaaacactagatggCGCTGTGTATTTTTGCCAATCAGGtgaatttttgtttctacttcaaCAAAAGCGACTGAAGCTTTCGGTGAAATTTTGACGAGTCATGCACATGTTTGTATCTGTAAAACCTCCTCACTTAAGTTTTCCACCTTTattgatggagatggagaagcagtaggAAATACTAAATACACTACTACGGAGCATGCAAATCACAATAACTACCTATTTCTCCTCCCATTCTGGCACCCGACAACAAAGCCACATGACATTCTGATGACATTAAGTGAACGGTGGCCTCTTCCCACTGAACGTCTCATCAAAGCTTTACATCACCCTCCTCTATCTGGCCTTTAAATCTTCATGATCAattcagtctgttctgactCATGTGGTTACATTAATCATTAGTGGAGTATGTCagtgttcatgtaaacacaacaacgGATCATAGAGTTGCTTTAAAGAAACCTCTGATCAAACCGTTTCACACTAAACCTGTCAATTCTGTTTcttcacgatacgtatcgcgatacttgagtcacgatatgatacattattgcgatattatacATAGTCCACTGAgaaatttttaaatgaagcttaaaatacacatatgtatatatgcacatCAATTGACAGTGAttattcattggacaaattgggtcaaaaaaacaatattaatccaaatcatccatttccagtttattgcacttgtacataAAAAGGGGTTTGTATAGGTCCTGAAGTTGTTCATGATCAGCCCAAAACCCGACTTTAtctttttcaattaaaatcaatattaagacatttaaaatcgatattgtaacagatgaaaaaatatAGTGATATATTGCTATATCAGTATTTTTCCCCTCCCGTTATTTAGACTTACTAATTTCTACATGCTGTGTAAAAGTCTCGGACTAATTGTGCGATGGAGTGTGATCATTAATCGACTCCCATCGCTTACGCCATCTGCTTAACATCAACCTGTGACAACTAAGAGACACCGTAACAAAATAATCCActtgtgcgcacacacacggggCAATAAATGTCACCAGAAACCTCCTTCCACATATAGACCTGCCGCTTCTCATCAGCGAGCTACAGCCAAACCCGTCTAATCACCGCCGCGTTATTACTTGACATTTCTGCAAGTGTCGCAGGAAGCACAGACTGACATCTGCGAGAATAAAAATACTCCGACGAGCCGTTTGTTTGGTGAGAATTCAAGCTTGATTAAGTTTCCTAACTTAACACCAGCGAGGAGGTTACGCGAAAGACGTCTGCGTTCGTCACCCCGGCCAAATTTGCTTAAGCCCGGAGAGGTATGACTAATTAGCTGGTAAATAATGTCAATTCAGACAGTGGGAGTTGGTGGACGGAGATGAGTGCTGCCAGTGTCAACACACCGGACCGTGATTTATCAAATAAGAGGCCGAGCCAACTGGAACTAAATCAATGTGGTCGCTGCAGATTCTGCTCCACGCTACAACAAATGTCGtcctgtttgggtttttttttttcttgcagaggAGTTTAGGCCAGCTTTCATCTCACACTTACATAACCAGCAAGTCCCAAGTCCTCCTGTTCTATTCTGTGCTTCACATGTTAAATATCAGCgtctccctcttttccttcccCGTCCTTTAACACTTTCCTcacttccccctttttttttttttttttttttacatcctctCCGGGGCTGCAGAGGAAAGTGCTGCGTGACACTGCTGAACGAAACAGAGGCCCTGACGTCCTATTTGGACAGAGAGGTACGTCTTCATCCCCGGTAACGCGATGGGGTCTCCTCAGCTATCATTAGGTGTGTTAGATTTCGCTTTGAgaagagagcgtgtgtgtggaggagagaGTCTTATGAGTTTAAAGATTCCTGCTTCCAGATGAATTATTCAGCGTGTTGACCCAGAATGTTCTTTTCTCGTACAGTAATGAGGAGACGAGAGactagtgtgtatgtgtgtatgtatgtgtgtgtgtgtggggggggggagacacgcacacacacatacacactgatacTCCTCACTTTTTCGCCGCTTGTCCATCtaacttcctcttcctctcgttCCATCCTCCATGTCTCTTCCTGCCATCTGCATTTCCCAGGATGCCTTCTTCTACTCGCTGGTGTACGACCCTCAGCAGAAGACCCTCCTGGCTGATAAGGGCGAGATCCGCGTTGGGAACAAGTACCAGGCGGACATCACCGACCTCCTCCAGGAAGGTGAACCGAAACTCAAATCATAACGGTTTTTAATTGATGCTGTTTTCCAGAATAAATTATTCAGGGAGAAGCAGATTATCCTTCTCCTGCTGGTTATTTTTTTAGCCGTCTCTCTGCATTAATGGGGAAGTTGTAGATGGTTAACTTGATGTGACTTTTCTGCCATAAGCTAACTTTtacttcaaatgtttcttttcttttttttctcagtaaaaGATCAACTGAGCGATTTTGATTGCAAGCTAGGTTTCCATGACAATCACAGTGTGGCCACATGATTATACACAAtcaaagcatttaaaatgacagattaCTGCCTTGGTGCCGCGCAAGTGGTGACTTTTACAGTCACCTGCAGAGATCTATTGGTGGCGGCCTTGTTCATAAAAATGTTCCGTGCCCGACATTTACAAAGTTTTTCTGTtcccggcaaaaaaaaaaaaaaaaagttccacttTCTCCTACTATACGACTGAATATAGTAATCAAACGTGCATTACTCTGCATTACTACGGCTGAACTGTAAAGCTACTTCAGCGTCTTCACCTTCCTATTGAAATCCACAATAGTTGGTCCAGACAATGAGTTTCAAATGCTACAAATTTAATTCTGCCAGATTTGGCATCCGTCGTTTCGCCAGAATTTTATTCTCAGCAGGTGGGCGAACCTCTGAAATTGCAATTACGGCACCGTGGGACACCAGGCTCTGCTAATTAAACCCGCGTTAATGGAACTCTCCTACATGTGTTAGGAGCTCGGCTACGTTGGCTGCTTGACAGACCCCACCTCTTCAACTCTGGGATTCATTAAAGCTGTACACAAAGcggagttgttgtttttttttgtttttttttctatcgaAAAATTAGGAAAAAGTTTCCTCTCTGCGGAGTTGGACGACAGCAGAGAATCACCGGTGTCCCGTTTTCTTTGTGTCCTCAGGTGAGGAGGACGGCAGGGACCTGGAGAAACTAGAGGAGAAGGTCTGGGACCCCAACAGTTTgctgacagagaaacagatcGACCAGTTTTTAGTAGTAGCTCGGTAAGTCTGCACAGATATGCAAGAAACTGACAGTAGAAGAAAAGAATTGTCCGAGTTATTTACGTTGAGAATAATCAAATGTTTTATGCTATGTGTTGCATGAATTTGCATGGAGTTAATGTTAAACGGTTTTgttcaaaggttaaaaaaagcaacttttaatttaattggtTAATTGTTTATGTCACATACATTTCATTcgtacttttttattttattcgtaATACCTGGAGTTACGTCTGGAAGCTtcttgataaaaacaaaactccagGAAGTAACTGAAACGATACTGTGCTATcaacacttttaattttatctgttcttttatttgcatgttaatAATACCAATATTATAAAATAAGGAAACAAGGCTCATGCAAAGGCTACTCCAAAAAAGCTCAAGCACACATGGAAAGAAGTCAtctctttatgctaagctaagctaaccggcTTCATATTCATCATGTTGAAAATTGATTGCAGCAGAATTGATCCTGTCATTTTATCTTTTCCTGACGTCTTTTTATTAGAGTTTCCAGTTTTTTTGGAGCCAGATATGATTTCTTACCAGCGTTTGCTTCTTCTGTGCTAGTTAGCTGCAGGCGTATTATTGGCCTGGCAGAGCTGCCGGTGACTCTGTCAATTTAACTGTCTGGATAAATAGTTCCTTACGTTGAACACCAGGTGCAGATGGTCCAAGTTTGTTTCCTGACTCTTTGTATATGTTTCGTCTTTACCTTTCACGTCATGTTTGTGTCGTCTAGGTCGGTAGGAACATTCGCCAGAGCTTTGGACTGCAGTAGTTCTGTCCGGCAGCCCAGCCTCCACATgagtgctgctgcagcctccagagaCATCACCCTGGtgagatgtatatatatatatttatatatatttatatgtaatgTAAACAAAAAGCAGGTTTGGGTTAAATGGGCATCACACGGAACGAAAGAGAAGCAAAGCTGTTAATCTCGCTGTTAAGAAACTGCCTGTGGTGCACACGTATGCTCATGTGTGGATGTTTGTTAGTCTGCTGGTGACTGTTGAGGCCTGTGTTTGGTTATCCCTAACAAGCAGATTGCCTCAGAATCCACTCTGCCCTAGATCTTATCCTCATATATAAAACATAGATTTGAAGTCTTCCAGCTAcccaaacacatacacacacacacacaaacacaacccaaaGCCTCGCGTAAGGACCTGCATCTAAACACATGGACTTAACTCCTAAAATATTATCTTACTTGCAGAAATTAACTGCGTAATCGTCTCTAGCTAACACGGATTTCGGTCTCCCATTCAGTTCCACGCTATGGACACCCTCCACGCTACAAGCTATGACATGACTCGAGCCATCGCAGCGCTGGTGCCTCAGGGGGGGCCCGTCCTCTGCAGGGATGAGATGGAGGAGTGGAGCGCCTCGGAGGCCAACTTGTTCGAGGAGGCGCTTGAGAAATACGGCAAAGACTTCACCGATATCCAACAGGATTTCGTAAGTGGCGAGCCATCATCGAGTACACTACTGTTAGCGTTCCTGTCGCGAGTCAGACGCCATTTACAGTGTTGACGGTGTCTTATCTGCCcaaaatatgtaaaagtgaAACTAGGAAACCGCCAACTAAACATGCATACAAGCACCTTGACACTGTACAAGTTCTGTTAGGTGTATATTACTCATTGCAACTGCAGCTAAGTCAGAAGttttccttcaaaaatattttagaaGTTACctataaatgatttatttgctaCATAAAGTGGTCATAATTAGCATGTAATTAGCAAGCTCCAAGAGCTGTGGAAAGACTGGGGAATGAAGAGTTTCtgtggatatttatttatttatttaactggaCATTagaactgtattttttatatgaTTTCCGGTTCATGTTCTTTGCTTAATCCAATAGTTCGGTTATGAAAGTTGAACATGTTCAGTAGGAACCCAGTGCGCACGTAACTACTTCTTCTGAGTGCAGAAACCCCAGGAATAGAGAGCTGGACATCTGCAGCAGGCATTCACGGACTTCATTTAGGAACTTTCTCCAGGCTGATTTAGATTTTATACGACTTTTAAGCACAATGGTGGCGCACTGTAAACCAGCGCTGCGGCCGGCCATGTGGTAAGGGggtgaaaatgtaaatgcaagGCGCATTTTCTAAAGGAATACGGTTTTGTTGAAAGGGTGGAAGAAAGTGCCTCTCTGCTGTAGCTCCTCTGTGCTTTCAGCCCGGAGAAGAATGGTGCTGCCTTTGGTggactttttccttttgtgctCTCACCGTGTGCGTCGCTCCACCACCTGGTGGCCGGCCGCTGTCAGTGCCGCTTGTTTCCACTCAGGCTTTCTCTCCAACAACAGGACCGTACCACCATTATGGGTGGGGCCACCTCTTGACAGCTCATTTTTCCTTTCCAACTTCTCAGAGGGAAACTTTAGAGTTCAGCTTCGGTAGCTTCCCAGAATATATTTACCTTTTCTGCGTGGAGTCTAGTCATAAAAATTCCAACCTCAGCAGCTGCACTCAAACTTCTCCTCCTCAAGGGCGTCTTTTACATCTATAAAATGTCAAGAATGGTTAAAATCGTGTTCGGTTTGAAACTAGATTTAGTTCAATAGAGGAAAAACTTTCCTTCCATTTAATAACCTGTAACTTGACCttaatttcattattaatataatcAGTAAAGCGTTATGTTGATTTTTCTGTTGAAGGACTAATCTTTTAATCAGCTAAGtgttttcagctttaatttcacTTCAAGACTTTCTCCAGCGGTCTGATGATTGAAGCCGACAGCCTGTCACTCACAAGTCTGCCGCCACGTCTCCTTTAACCGCCGCtctgaaataataattattttgtcttttctctccttGTGCAGCTGCCCTGGAAATCCCTCACGAGTATTATTGAGTATTACTACATGTGGAAGACCACGGATAGATATGTACAGCAGGTAAAGACTTCTATTATACATCAGAgatataccaaaaaaaaaaagaaaaagatggtgatgatgaccCTGTGTCTCAGTTTATATCAAATtgtgaggagaggaagaagaaaataaactaaGGGCAAAACCTGAactaatttaatgtaatttaatgagATCACTCATAAACCCTGTCCCCATATAACAGGTTTTATAAAGGGTTTCAGTCTTTGTAGCTAGTTAACCCACCCCAGATGTTTCAGAGTGACACAATAACAACgaaaatatattgaaaatatattgACGTGATCACTCTCTATCTGAAAACACCTTCAATGACGACGATATGACGGGAATGATGTTTCCTTGTAGTAAATGTACACACCAGTTAACATGCCATACACTAtaatagagaagaaattagTAGAGGACCAGCTGCATAGATCTATTGCAGCATAACTCagggatggttcagtccaaCCTGAACTATAAGCTTTATCTagaaggaaagtcttaagcttAAAGCAGAGATGGCGTCTGCTTCCTGAGTCCAGACTGGGATTCACAGGAGAGGAGGCTCTACCTCCTACTCTACTTTTTTCAAAattctaggaaccacaagtcgACCTGCACTTTGCCACCGAGGCAAACTGTTGGGACGATGTGGTCCGACGAGGatacgaacacacacactactgttAATTAGGTAGATCCATGTTGACTCCATGTGATTGCTTTTTACCTGCTTATTTCTTTCACACAGTGTTTCACGCAGCATTAGGAGCTAACTACATATAATCACACTGTTCTTCCTTTCCttacccctcctcctcctcctcctcctcctcctcctcctcctcctcctgtgtctcttcTTCAGAAACGGTTAAAAGCAGCCGAAGCAGAAAGCAAGTTGAAGCAGGTCTATATCCCCAACTAGTGAGTACTTCagtgcacttttatttattttcttaatgaaatatgtaatatatttctttttgatTCATGTCCACGTCATGTGCTCAttataaaacctaaaaaaagagaagggcTGCAGCGACATCTCTGGTATTTTAACGCTGGCAAGTAAAGCCCAGACCCTCCTGTCACTGTGTTAGTATTCATGGCACCTCTCAGTTCAGTGTCAGTATGTCTGCGTCTGGCAGCCGGCTCGTGAATCTTATCTATTCTCTTAGTGAACGTAGCCTGAGCTTGGCCCGTCTTATCTTTGTCTCCGGTCTGACCCCGCCTCTCTCTTCGTGTGCCCTTCCAGTAATAAGCCAAACCCTAACCAGCTGAGTAACAATGTAAAGCCAGCTTTGGTAAATGGAGCAGCAggggcggtggcggcggcggcaacggcggcggcggcaacggcggcgggggtgggggtgggggcggcGGGGGCAGCTGTCCCGGGACCTCCAGGCACAGGGCCGACCCCCGGCCTGGGCCGAGCCTGTGAAAGCTGCTACAGTAAGTCCTTCACTCGCGCGAGTAActgctgtttctttgtgtgcaaGACATTTTCATGCAATGAACTTGAAATAATTGCTTTGGCATTCGCGTTTATGCAATTATGTTCAGACGAGGCTGTGGAATATGCTGTATGTGCTTTACTAAAAGCCGAATGTTGTGCATTTAAATGCCCTTTAAACAATGTATTTACAGatacatttattaattaacaagCCTCTTAATACAGCAGAGCAAACCACTGACTTAACAGCTTAATGACAGTGGTAGTTCTGTATAAGACGCCgtgttgacatttaaaatgtcagataAAAGTAGAGGCAGGGAGATGGTTATCGCTAATAGACTGTCAGAGCTTCGGATCTTTGAAGGAAAAATCATATTTAATgttctcttttttaatttaatcatctTAATATGTGCTCAGAAGTTATTATGGATCATTTAACAAACACAGATCCGGTATGTGCTCTCTGTATGTGGCACACATTTGATAATGGATTTACATAATGGAAGGGGAAGAGAGGATAGCATTACGTGCCCCGCAGCAGACGAGTGTTTGAATTATTCTAGCAGCTGTACTTAATTCACTGATGAAtgattcaacttttttttctttcactctggTGATCGTATGCGTGTTTATTACGGTGTTAGACCACGCTAGCGTTCGCCTGGAAGCATCATGTCCTTatgattgtctctgtgtgtgtgtgtgtagccagCAGCTCGTACCAGTGGTACTCGTGGGGACCCCCCAACATGCAGTGTCGCCTCTGCGCTTCATGCTGGACCTACTGGAAGAAGTACGGAGGGTTGAAGATGCCCACGAGGCTGGACGGCGAGAGGCCTGGACCCAACCGCAGCAACATGGTACGAGCTAACACACAGACGGTCGTCTTATACTTTACTATtcgtataaatatataaaaatataaataaatataatataaattcaGGCTGATCAGTATCCCTACACTAAAAGATATTCTCGAAAATCCTCGGGTCGTCAC contains:
- the mta1 gene encoding metastasis-associated protein MTA1; this translates as MAANMYRVGDYVYFENSSSNPLLIRRIEELNKTANGNVEAKVVCFYRRRDISSTLIALADKHARELEEEMENPEMADLPEKQKHQLRHRELFLSRQLESLPATHIRGKCCVTLLNETEALTSYLDREDAFFYSLVYDPQQKTLLADKGEIRVGNKYQADITDLLQEGEEDGRDLEKLEEKVWDPNSLLTEKQIDQFLVVARSVGTFARALDCSSSVRQPSLHMSAAAASRDITLFHAMDTLHATSYDMTRAIAALVPQGGPVLCRDEMEEWSASEANLFEEALEKYGKDFTDIQQDFLPWKSLTSIIEYYYMWKTTDRYVQQKRLKAAEAESKLKQVYIPNYNKPNPNQLSNNVKPALVNGAAGAVAAAATAAAATAAGVGVGAAGAAVPGPPGTGPTPGLGRACESCYTSSSYQWYSWGPPNMQCRLCASCWTYWKKYGGLKMPTRLDGERPGPNRSNMSPHGLPLRHSGSPKFAVKTRQAFYLQTTVLTRVARRLCQDIIKPRYLARHPYLPVNTAAIKAECALRLPDGPKKPLPLKPVERKPLESVVQYLEAHPRPPKPDPPTRGASISMGSLTPIKSSPILNNGSPTILGKRSYEQHNGLDGTKSKGLTPQWDIMAKRVSEAGRPSASMQDEVHELD